In the genome of Fuerstiella sp., one region contains:
- a CDS encoding porin, with product MFRRSWKTFLAGMLVVGGLPGYTFAGDESCASQAGLDCQGCQKLFSDVGQKLTDQLASMSCCSESSCCAPESVAECADPGCGEGCVLGLDDAHDGINFGGWIQMGYHSGVTPNASDVYDAGSFNNHPHRINLHQGWLFAEKVADGSCGMDWGFRADLMYGVDAADTQAFGNPEGNWDYLNGWDHGQYGFAMPQLYAEVASGDWSVKVGHFFTLIGYEVVTAPDNFFYSHALTMFNSEPFTHTGAIGTYSVTDDTSVYAGWTAGWDTGFDSLNGGSNFLGGFSTPLTDDITFTYMTTAGDFGWRNNGYSHSLVFDATLTDDLNYVLQSDLVDTNSPARASQSAFAGPGEELGINQYLFYTVDDNVKVGTRVEWWKRDGNSQYAATFGVNVKPMDNVIIRPEYRHDWSVPGGIGTASTFGVDAILTY from the coding sequence ATGTTCCGTCGATCATGGAAGACGTTCCTGGCGGGTATGTTGGTCGTTGGAGGATTGCCCGGCTATACATTCGCGGGTGACGAATCTTGTGCTTCACAGGCCGGGCTTGACTGTCAGGGCTGTCAAAAGCTGTTTTCAGACGTGGGTCAGAAACTGACCGACCAGCTCGCGTCAATGAGTTGCTGCAGCGAATCCTCCTGCTGTGCACCTGAGTCCGTCGCCGAATGTGCAGATCCCGGCTGTGGAGAAGGCTGCGTTCTTGGTCTCGATGATGCACATGATGGCATCAATTTTGGTGGCTGGATTCAGATGGGCTACCACAGTGGAGTCACGCCCAACGCAAGCGATGTTTACGACGCAGGCTCGTTTAACAACCATCCTCACCGGATCAATCTTCATCAGGGCTGGTTGTTTGCCGAAAAGGTTGCCGATGGCAGTTGTGGGATGGACTGGGGTTTCCGCGCTGATTTGATGTACGGTGTGGATGCAGCCGATACTCAGGCTTTTGGAAATCCTGAGGGGAACTGGGACTACCTCAATGGTTGGGACCATGGTCAGTACGGCTTTGCGATGCCGCAGTTGTACGCCGAAGTCGCCAGTGGCGACTGGAGTGTCAAGGTGGGGCACTTTTTCACCCTGATCGGCTATGAAGTTGTTACCGCGCCGGATAACTTCTTCTACAGTCATGCGTTGACCATGTTCAACAGTGAACCGTTTACTCACACCGGAGCGATTGGTACGTATTCGGTCACGGACGATACGTCGGTATATGCCGGTTGGACCGCTGGATGGGATACTGGTTTTGACAGTCTCAACGGGGGAAGCAACTTTTTGGGTGGCTTCAGTACACCGTTGACAGATGACATTACTTTCACCTACATGACGACAGCTGGAGACTTTGGCTGGCGTAACAATGGGTACTCTCACAGCCTGGTCTTCGATGCTACGCTGACCGACGACCTGAACTATGTCCTGCAGAGTGACCTGGTGGACACTAATTCGCCTGCCCGGGCATCGCAAAGTGCCTTTGCTGGTCCTGGCGAAGAACTGGGAATCAACCAGTATCTGTTCTATACTGTGGATGACAACGTTAAGGTTGGTACCCGGGTGGAGTGGTGGAAACGCGATGGCAACTCACAGTATGCCGCCACCTTTGGTGTCAATGTTAAGCCAATGGACAACGTGATCATTCGACCGGAATATCGGCACGACTGGTCTGTCCCTGGTGGAATTGGGACTGCATCGACCTTCGGTGTGGATGCTATCCTGACTTACTAA
- a CDS encoding succinate dehydrogenase cytochrome b subunit codes for MDAVCRILSLPAVILSQIPGIGPVVKAVSTSVGQKVLMAVTGLLLCGFLVTHLAGNLLLYAGAEKFNHYAESLHSWGLLLNAAEVGLFSLFMAHIGLACSTTAMNRQARCRKYAQKESKQEPFALPGGGASGWMFVTGVMIGLFLIVHVTDMRLKKNPFIDYSPAYQNGPDAPPDEFVAVRLVLTNWTTLVYVMGLLALGIHLSHGFRSALQTLGINHPRWNPLLEIISLLFAWTITLGFFSLVIWAALTSGTSN; via the coding sequence TTGGACGCTGTCTGCCGAATTCTCAGCCTTCCGGCTGTCATTTTGTCGCAAATCCCCGGGATTGGCCCCGTTGTCAAGGCAGTCTCCACGTCTGTCGGGCAGAAGGTGCTGATGGCCGTCACGGGGTTGCTGCTGTGTGGGTTTCTTGTGACTCATCTGGCCGGAAATCTGCTGCTGTACGCTGGTGCAGAGAAATTTAATCATTACGCAGAGTCTCTGCACAGCTGGGGGCTTTTGCTCAATGCGGCAGAAGTTGGTCTGTTCTCCCTCTTTATGGCACACATTGGTCTGGCCTGTTCCACGACTGCGATGAATCGGCAGGCGCGGTGCAGAAAATACGCTCAAAAAGAAAGCAAGCAGGAACCGTTCGCTCTGCCGGGCGGAGGTGCCTCCGGCTGGATGTTTGTCACCGGCGTGATGATTGGCTTGTTTCTGATCGTTCACGTGACGGATATGCGGCTCAAGAAAAATCCGTTCATCGACTACAGTCCTGCATATCAAAACGGTCCGGATGCTCCTCCGGATGAATTTGTTGCCGTTCGGCTGGTTCTTACAAACTGGACAACATTAGTCTATGTCATGGGACTGTTGGCACTGGGGATTCACCTGAGCCACGGATTCCGTAGTGCACTGCAAACGCTGGGTATCAATCATCCACGATGGAATCCTCTGCTGGAAATCATCAGTCTGCTTTTCGCCTGGACCATTACTCTCGGATTTTTCAGCCTGGTGATCTGGGCGGCATTGACGTCCGGGACTTCGAATTGA
- a CDS encoding succinate dehydrogenase/fumarate reductase iron-sulfur subunit → MSDEQLSLTLRVWRQDGPDDPGAFHDYQLDGVSPHMSFLEMLDVLNEQLVASGKEPVEFDHDCREGICGMCSLMINGQAHGPDQATTTCQLHMRRFNSGDTITIEPWRATAFPVVRDLVVDRSAFDRVIGSGGYVSVNTGNAPDGNAIPVPGKTQEVAMDAAACIGCGACVAACKNASAMLFVSAKVSQMAVLPQGRTERTERVLGMVAQMDKEGFGSCTNTSECEAACPAEISVGHIARLNREYTRAVLTAR, encoded by the coding sequence ATGAGTGACGAGCAACTCAGTCTGACTCTTCGCGTCTGGCGGCAGGACGGACCGGATGACCCAGGCGCGTTTCACGATTACCAGCTGGACGGTGTCAGTCCCCATATGTCCTTTCTTGAAATGCTGGACGTACTCAATGAACAGCTGGTTGCCTCAGGCAAAGAACCGGTTGAATTTGACCACGACTGCCGTGAAGGAATTTGTGGTATGTGCAGCCTGATGATCAACGGTCAGGCGCACGGACCGGATCAGGCTACTACAACCTGTCAACTGCACATGCGACGGTTCAACAGTGGTGACACCATCACGATTGAGCCCTGGAGAGCAACTGCATTTCCGGTGGTACGCGACCTGGTGGTAGACCGATCGGCTTTTGACCGTGTCATTGGTTCCGGTGGGTATGTTTCTGTCAACACGGGTAACGCGCCGGACGGGAATGCCATCCCGGTCCCCGGAAAGACGCAGGAAGTCGCCATGGACGCAGCCGCCTGCATTGGCTGCGGTGCCTGTGTGGCGGCCTGCAAGAACGCCTCTGCAATGCTGTTTGTGTCTGCAAAAGTCTCACAGATGGCCGTGTTGCCGCAGGGCAGGACAGAACGGACCGAGCGGGTTCTGGGTATGGTCGCTCAAATGGATAAAGAAGGATTCGGATCGTGTACCAACACCTCTGAATGCGAAGCCGCCTGTCCGGCTGAGATCTCCGTCGGACATATTGCCAGACTGAATCGCGAATACACTCGGGCTGTTCTGACGGCCAGGTAA
- a CDS encoding uracil-DNA glycosylase, whose translation MQFFLADTIIMGTGRTWQHYLQFLSQLGVTHLPTVCLPKPSVSTGLSERQTSSSSAAQSKSRIAQGSRVHLKSPDELQPDSVRIPDVLSETSEIFDAPLSTIKDKSEALCQLANVVAECRRCSALAETRTQTVFGVGRADARIMFVGEAPGADEDQQGEPFVGRAGKLLNRIIEACQLKREDLYICNILRCRPPGNRNPRPQEAANCREFLDAQLRVVDPEYIVCWGTVAAQNLLNEKRTIGKLRGVFHRHNQAKVLCTYHPSYLLRNPSARKDVWNDMQILMRDLGIKLN comes from the coding sequence ATGCAGTTCTTCCTGGCTGACACAATCATTATGGGCACCGGTCGCACGTGGCAGCACTATCTGCAGTTCCTGAGTCAGCTTGGTGTAACACACCTCCCAACCGTGTGTCTTCCCAAGCCATCAGTCTCGACAGGGCTTTCAGAACGACAGACATCATCGTCATCCGCTGCTCAGTCGAAGTCGCGTATAGCCCAAGGATCCCGAGTTCATCTGAAATCGCCAGATGAACTTCAGCCCGACAGTGTGCGTATTCCGGACGTGCTCAGTGAGACTTCGGAAATTTTTGATGCACCGTTATCGACAATAAAGGACAAATCGGAAGCCCTGTGCCAACTGGCCAACGTTGTTGCTGAATGCAGACGTTGTTCCGCTCTGGCTGAGACACGTACACAGACCGTGTTTGGTGTCGGTCGTGCGGACGCCCGGATCATGTTTGTCGGAGAAGCGCCAGGTGCCGACGAAGATCAACAGGGAGAACCATTTGTTGGAAGAGCCGGCAAACTGCTGAACAGGATCATAGAAGCCTGTCAGTTGAAACGCGAAGATCTGTATATCTGCAATATCCTGCGCTGTCGTCCGCCTGGAAATCGAAATCCCCGGCCACAGGAAGCTGCCAACTGCCGTGAGTTTCTGGATGCTCAACTTCGAGTCGTGGATCCTGAATACATTGTCTGCTGGGGAACTGTGGCCGCTCAGAATTTGCTTAATGAAAAACGAACAATCGGCAAACTCCGCGGCGTGTTTCACCGGCATAATCAAGCAAAGGTGCTGTGTACCTATCACCCGTCGTATCTGCTGCGAAACCCCTCAGCCAGAAAAGATGTCTGGAATGACATGCAGATCCTGATGAGGGACCTGGGCATCAAGCTCAACTGA
- a CDS encoding CBS domain-containing protein has protein sequence MSRLCLSDLMHPCTSVVLHSDSTLREAAERVLMTGMDALPVTDESGRFVGLIAQAALIRELLSGGSAESMVGPIVSHSVDSARTTTAVDSVLPLFRSAAITMVPVVDENDCPVGMIHRRDVINYLLEESPEERGDTTSSVDDTDRVSGPHFLRKGRRTSNH, from the coding sequence ATGTCCCGGCTGTGTTTATCAGATCTGATGCACCCCTGCACATCTGTGGTCCTTCATTCGGATTCCACTTTGCGTGAGGCTGCGGAGCGGGTGTTGATGACCGGAATGGATGCATTGCCTGTGACCGATGAGTCAGGTCGATTTGTGGGGCTTATCGCTCAGGCGGCTCTGATTCGGGAATTGCTCAGTGGCGGCTCCGCTGAGTCGATGGTTGGCCCGATTGTCTCACACTCCGTAGATTCTGCCCGAACTACCACGGCTGTGGACAGTGTTCTGCCACTGTTTCGTTCTGCAGCGATTACCATGGTTCCCGTTGTTGATGAGAATGACTGTCCGGTTGGGATGATTCATCGTCGCGACGTGATTAACTATCTGCTGGAAGAATCACCCGAAGAACGCGGCGACACGACGTCATCAGTTGACGACACGGACCGGGTTTCCGGACCGCATTTCCTCCGCAAAGGGCGCAGGACCAGTAATCATTGA
- a CDS encoding altronate dehydratase family protein, protein MTDSILRLHAADNTAVVTVSLQAGSNVSTGECRVSAVADIPAGHKIAIDEIPQGEPIVKFGQKIGYASEPIAAGDWIHVHNVQATKPGLEFEFGTEVRELPAAEPRTFQGYRRHDGRCGTRNYLAIVSTVNCSATTARYVAQELAQTDLADYPNIDGIVPLVHKAGCAMAFGDSDHHQLNRTLAGFAKHPNVAASLVLGLGCETAQADYLQQQHGLVQLGGSGPVADEPGPMVMNIQEIGGIRRTVDRATGVLRDLLPMANDVTRQPIPVSELKVALECGGSDGNSGITANPAVGVAADMLVACGGTAIISETPEMYGAEHLMTRRAVSREVGEQLLARIHWWEDYAQRNGVTIDNNPSVGNKKGGLTTIYEKSLGAIAKAGTSPLRAVYRYAEPVTERGFVIMDSPGFDPASVTGKVAGGAQVVVFTTGRGSCFGCKPSPTIKVATNTPMYQRMSDDMDLDAGTILHGMSVQDVGKQIFERIIATASGKRTLSESQGIGDDEFCPWLPGPVF, encoded by the coding sequence GTGACTGATTCCATTCTCCGTCTGCATGCTGCTGACAACACTGCCGTGGTAACTGTGTCGCTGCAGGCCGGTTCCAATGTCTCCACGGGAGAATGTCGCGTTTCGGCTGTCGCCGATATTCCGGCCGGCCATAAAATCGCGATTGACGAAATCCCCCAGGGAGAACCGATTGTCAAATTCGGTCAAAAAATCGGTTATGCGTCTGAACCCATCGCAGCCGGAGACTGGATCCACGTCCACAACGTACAGGCAACCAAACCCGGTTTGGAGTTCGAGTTTGGAACCGAAGTTCGTGAACTCCCGGCAGCTGAGCCACGCACATTTCAAGGCTACCGACGTCATGATGGCCGATGCGGCACTCGCAACTATCTGGCAATCGTCAGCACGGTGAACTGCTCTGCGACGACAGCCCGGTATGTAGCCCAAGAGCTTGCTCAGACAGATCTGGCCGATTATCCCAACATCGATGGAATTGTGCCACTGGTTCATAAAGCGGGTTGTGCGATGGCATTCGGTGATTCCGATCATCACCAGCTCAATCGAACTCTGGCAGGATTTGCCAAACATCCAAATGTTGCTGCCAGTCTGGTACTGGGACTCGGCTGTGAAACTGCCCAGGCCGATTATCTGCAGCAACAGCATGGACTTGTCCAGCTGGGTGGTTCGGGACCTGTGGCGGACGAGCCTGGCCCGATGGTGATGAATATCCAGGAGATTGGCGGCATCCGCAGAACCGTCGATCGGGCGACCGGAGTTTTACGTGACCTACTGCCGATGGCTAACGATGTGACCCGGCAGCCAATTCCGGTCTCTGAACTGAAAGTCGCCCTGGAATGTGGTGGCAGTGACGGAAACAGCGGCATCACCGCCAATCCGGCCGTGGGGGTCGCAGCAGACATGCTGGTGGCTTGCGGCGGAACTGCGATTATTTCTGAAACACCGGAGATGTACGGAGCCGAACACCTGATGACCCGGAGGGCTGTCAGCCGGGAAGTGGGCGAACAGCTGCTGGCACGAATTCACTGGTGGGAAGACTACGCGCAACGCAATGGAGTGACGATCGACAACAATCCCTCTGTCGGTAACAAGAAAGGGGGACTGACGACGATTTATGAAAAATCGCTCGGAGCCATCGCTAAAGCCGGGACATCACCACTGCGTGCCGTGTACCGCTACGCAGAGCCGGTAACAGAACGCGGTTTTGTGATTATGGACAGTCCCGGATTTGATCCGGCCTCCGTGACAGGTAAAGTCGCCGGCGGTGCACAGGTGGTGGTTTTTACTACCGGACGCGGCAGTTGTTTTGGCTGCAAACCATCACCCACAATCAAGGTTGCAACAAACACACCGATGTATCAGCGCATGTCAGACGACATGGATCTTGATGCGGGCACGATTCTGCACGGAATGTCTGTCCAGGATGTGGGTAAGCAGATCTTTGAACGAATCATCGCTACGGCCAGTGGAAAACGAACATTGAGTGAATCACAGGGAATCGGCGACGACGAATTCTGTCCCTGGCTGCCGGGGCCTGTTTTCTAG
- a CDS encoding ATP-binding cassette domain-containing protein — MTVIQTTELTKRFSSAEGEDVVAVDRVSFDVNSGEVFGLLGPNGAGKTTTLRMMLGLLQPTSGDASIDGCSVARNPNRVKRLVGFVSTSVGVYQWLTPREMLSFVADLYDVPAVVSRERTEHLARLLDFESFIDRRCGVLSTGQKQRINLARALIHDPPVMLLDEPTRGLDIVGSQVIFDYLQHLRNQGKAVVICTHRLDEAERFGDRFGLMHHGAMQLVGTLSELRSSTGLRGLTDIFIQLMMSVSAESSA, encoded by the coding sequence GTGACCGTTATACAAACTACCGAACTCACCAAAAGGTTTTCTTCCGCGGAAGGCGAAGACGTTGTAGCCGTGGACCGTGTTTCATTTGACGTGAATTCCGGTGAGGTGTTTGGTCTTCTTGGGCCTAATGGAGCCGGGAAAACGACGACTCTGCGGATGATGCTGGGCCTGTTGCAGCCGACGAGTGGTGATGCGTCGATCGATGGATGTTCGGTTGCCCGGAACCCGAATCGTGTCAAACGGCTTGTGGGTTTCGTTTCCACGAGTGTTGGTGTTTATCAGTGGCTGACTCCACGAGAGATGCTGTCGTTTGTGGCGGATCTGTACGACGTGCCTGCAGTAGTCTCCCGGGAACGCACGGAACATCTGGCGCGTTTACTGGACTTTGAATCCTTTATCGACCGTCGCTGTGGAGTTCTCAGTACCGGGCAAAAACAGCGCATCAACCTCGCACGCGCGCTCATTCACGATCCTCCTGTCATGTTGCTGGACGAACCCACACGAGGTCTGGACATCGTTGGCAGTCAGGTGATCTTCGACTATCTTCAGCACCTGCGGAATCAAGGCAAAGCCGTTGTCATCTGCACACATCGGCTCGACGAGGCGGAGCGGTTTGGTGATCGCTTTGGATTGATGCATCATGGAGCAATGCAGCTTGTCGGTACGCTAAGTGAACTTCGCAGTTCTACCGGCCTGCGCGGACTGACCGACATCTTTATTCAGCTGATGATGTCTGTGTCTGCGGAGTCATCTGCATGA
- a CDS encoding ABC transporter permease subunit, with the protein MTVSSGLSASRTMRLALKELREILRDRRTIMTLILMPLLMYPLLGVIVKRGLISSLVSVDDTLFRLAVETDDEAKQVSLHLAAGALLLPQESAAGAKTSLVSELPAVSDRNKPAVKFFVLSAASSLEAELRSGHADIGIRVVRSANSERSFCWTLLHRTDSQLSVDARSYILKRLRALNDYYIKDTLKQHQIDVHLPADITEQTVESQSGQQSPLITFIPLVLVLMTMTGAVYPAIDLTAGERERGTMEILISSPVSRMTLLGGKFVAVLAVAMLTASVNMVSMFATLFTLGLDGAVLGESARRTIPLVMLMMLVFAGFFSAVLLSITSIARSFKEAQAYLIPLMLISLTPGMFSLMPDLQMGMFLAVTPLVNIVLTGRDLLHGNFNLLLFTIVILSTACYGVFALAVAARIFGSDSVLYGGSGSWTGLISRKDSPRPEVVPSTAVLALAIVFPLFIVVGNIPGRIGQTFSLGLPSVLLMNICVFLTVFVAVPVVVARLSNVSLIRGLSLRPRFPLISCLAAILFGLSMWAILFELNLFVGIASRTESLRRMLETLVEDLEKTPLSVKLASLALAPAVCEELFFRGFLQNSLRSRYSAATAITASALLFGLFHIMVRDSLFIERMIPSSIMGVILGAMLERSGSVFPGMLLHTIHNGLLLCVAHYKTQLEHLGIGLEQRSHLPPEWLAATVFMAVVAAYLLWRTKPVEQCSALSGIGESVE; encoded by the coding sequence ATGACGGTCTCATCCGGACTATCGGCATCACGTACGATGCGGCTGGCTCTGAAAGAGTTGCGCGAGATATTACGTGATCGTCGTACGATTATGACGCTGATTCTAATGCCGCTGCTGATGTATCCGCTGCTGGGAGTGATCGTAAAACGCGGGTTGATCAGCAGCCTGGTATCCGTCGACGATACTCTGTTTCGGCTTGCAGTGGAAACTGATGACGAAGCCAAACAGGTGAGTCTTCACCTCGCCGCAGGAGCGTTACTGCTGCCGCAGGAGTCCGCAGCCGGGGCAAAAACCAGTCTGGTATCTGAGCTGCCGGCCGTCTCGGACAGGAACAAACCTGCGGTGAAATTTTTCGTATTGTCTGCTGCATCCTCACTGGAAGCAGAACTCCGCAGCGGACACGCCGATATAGGAATCCGGGTTGTCCGATCGGCGAATTCTGAACGATCGTTTTGCTGGACACTGCTCCATCGAACTGACTCTCAGCTCAGTGTTGACGCCCGCAGCTATATTCTCAAACGCCTCAGGGCCCTCAATGATTATTACATCAAAGACACTCTTAAGCAGCACCAAATCGATGTGCATCTGCCTGCTGACATCACAGAACAGACAGTGGAATCCCAGTCAGGACAGCAATCCCCGCTGATTACTTTCATTCCTTTAGTGCTGGTGCTGATGACCATGACCGGTGCTGTCTACCCTGCCATCGACCTGACGGCAGGTGAACGTGAACGCGGCACGATGGAGATTCTGATTTCGTCGCCTGTTTCCCGGATGACGCTGCTGGGTGGAAAGTTCGTGGCTGTGCTTGCTGTGGCCATGCTGACGGCGTCTGTCAACATGGTTTCCATGTTCGCCACGCTGTTCACGCTGGGCCTGGACGGCGCTGTGCTCGGTGAGAGTGCTCGGCGAACCATCCCGCTGGTCATGCTTATGATGCTGGTTTTTGCGGGTTTCTTTTCAGCCGTTCTGCTGAGCATTACCAGCATTGCCCGCAGTTTTAAGGAAGCACAGGCTTACCTGATCCCGTTGATGCTGATTTCTCTGACCCCAGGTATGTTCAGCCTGATGCCTGACCTACAGATGGGAATGTTTCTGGCAGTGACTCCGCTGGTCAATATCGTGTTAACCGGACGGGATCTGCTTCACGGCAACTTTAACCTGCTGTTGTTTACAATCGTTATTCTAAGTACGGCATGTTACGGAGTATTTGCGCTGGCTGTGGCAGCACGGATTTTCGGGTCCGATTCCGTACTGTATGGCGGCAGCGGATCGTGGACCGGGCTTATTTCCCGGAAGGACTCACCCCGGCCGGAAGTTGTTCCGTCAACAGCGGTATTAGCTCTGGCAATCGTGTTTCCTCTGTTCATCGTTGTGGGCAATATTCCTGGCCGCATCGGCCAGACGTTTTCTCTGGGGCTGCCATCTGTTCTGTTAATGAACATCTGCGTGTTTTTGACCGTGTTCGTTGCTGTCCCCGTTGTCGTTGCGCGACTGTCGAATGTGTCCCTGATCCGCGGGCTGTCCCTGCGTCCGCGATTCCCGCTGATTTCTTGCCTTGCTGCAATCCTGTTCGGTCTTTCCATGTGGGCCATTCTGTTCGAACTGAACCTTTTCGTCGGTATTGCTTCAAGGACCGAATCTCTGCGTCGAATGCTGGAAACATTAGTCGAGGACCTGGAGAAGACACCGCTGTCCGTCAAACTTGCGTCTCTGGCACTGGCTCCGGCAGTCTGCGAAGAATTATTCTTTCGGGGCTTTCTGCAAAATTCTTTGCGCAGCCGATACTCGGCAGCGACTGCCATAACCGCCAGTGCCCTGCTGTTTGGTCTGTTTCACATTATGGTGCGGGATTCTTTGTTTATTGAGCGGATGATTCCCAGTTCGATCATGGGAGTCATTCTGGGGGCTATGTTGGAACGATCCGGAAGTGTCTTTCCCGGAATGTTGCTGCATACCATTCACAATGGTTTGCTGTTGTGCGTGGCGCATTATAAGACGCAGCTTGAGCATCTTGGCATCGGACTCGAACAGCGAAGTCATCTGCCGCCAGAATGGCTTGCTGCAACCGTTTTTATGGCCGTCGTCGCTGCATACCTGCTGTGGCGTACCAAGCCCGTTGAGCAATGTTCTGCCCTGTCCGGAATCGGGGAGTCTGTCGAATGA
- a CDS encoding fumarate reductase/succinate dehydrogenase flavoprotein subunit, which translates to MARVASETLKSGVPDGPIEQKWDKHRFNMKLVNPANKRKFNVIVVGTGLAGGAAAASLAELGYHVKSFCFQDSPRRAHSIAAQGGINAAKNYPNDGDSIWRLFYDTVKGGDYRAREANVHRLAQVSNNIIDQCVAQGVPFAREYGGTLANRSFGGAQVSRTFYCRGQTGQQLLLGAYQALMRQAQLGKVEICARREMLELIVVDGVARGIVVRNLTTGQLESHTADAVVLCTGGYGNVFYLSTNARGCNVTAAWRCHRQGAYFANPCFTQIHPTCIPVSGDYQSKLTLMSESLRNDGRVWVPSKAEDPRLPSDIPEEERDYFLERRYPAFGNLVPRDVASRASKERCDAGFGVGETRLSVYLDFKDAIQRDGEDAVRKKYSNLFHMYRKITAENPYEVPMRIYPAVHYTMGGLWVDYNLMSNLPGLFVLGEANFSDHGANRLGASALMQGLSDGYFVIPYTIGDHLATGELPEIPEDHPACRKALASAKNRIDRLMSIGGKRSVDSFHRELGQIMWDRCGMARNKAGLQTAISEIRDLRREFWDNVRVLGQGSTLNQSIEKAGRVADFLEFGELLATDALEREESCGGHFREEYQTDEGEARRNDDEFMHVAAWEFHGVGEDPTMHKEVLNFDHVPPSTRSYK; encoded by the coding sequence ATGGCTCGCGTGGCAAGCGAAACACTCAAATCCGGAGTGCCCGACGGCCCCATTGAACAAAAGTGGGACAAACATCGCTTCAACATGAAGTTGGTGAATCCCGCAAATAAGCGCAAATTCAATGTGATCGTTGTCGGGACAGGACTTGCCGGCGGAGCTGCCGCTGCGTCTCTGGCAGAATTGGGTTATCACGTCAAATCATTTTGTTTTCAGGACAGTCCTCGCCGGGCCCACAGTATTGCTGCTCAGGGGGGGATCAACGCTGCCAAGAACTATCCCAATGACGGCGACAGTATCTGGCGTTTGTTCTACGACACTGTCAAGGGCGGCGACTATCGAGCGCGAGAGGCAAATGTTCATCGCCTCGCACAAGTCAGTAACAATATCATTGACCAGTGCGTTGCCCAGGGTGTTCCTTTTGCCCGTGAATACGGTGGAACCCTGGCCAACCGCTCGTTCGGCGGGGCGCAGGTTTCTCGAACCTTTTACTGCCGCGGCCAGACCGGTCAACAACTGCTGCTGGGGGCCTACCAGGCTCTCATGCGGCAGGCTCAGCTTGGTAAAGTCGAGATCTGTGCCCGACGTGAAATGCTGGAACTGATTGTTGTCGACGGGGTCGCTCGTGGAATTGTTGTTCGCAACCTGACCACTGGTCAGCTTGAATCTCACACGGCCGATGCCGTAGTTCTCTGTACCGGTGGCTATGGAAACGTTTTTTATCTGTCGACCAATGCCAGAGGCTGCAACGTCACCGCAGCCTGGCGATGTCACAGACAGGGTGCGTACTTTGCGAACCCCTGTTTCACCCAAATTCATCCCACCTGCATTCCGGTGAGCGGTGATTATCAGTCCAAGCTGACTTTGATGAGCGAGAGTCTGCGAAATGACGGGCGTGTGTGGGTCCCCAGTAAAGCGGAGGATCCCCGGCTTCCCTCTGACATCCCGGAAGAGGAACGAGACTATTTTCTGGAGCGTCGGTATCCGGCTTTCGGCAATCTTGTGCCTCGTGATGTGGCGTCACGAGCATCTAAGGAACGCTGTGATGCCGGTTTTGGTGTGGGGGAAACACGGCTTTCTGTGTATCTCGATTTCAAAGACGCCATTCAACGCGACGGTGAAGACGCTGTCCGCAAAAAGTACAGCAACCTGTTTCACATGTACCGTAAGATCACGGCCGAAAATCCATACGAAGTTCCGATGAGAATCTACCCTGCCGTTCACTACACCATGGGTGGTTTGTGGGTGGATTACAATCTGATGAGTAATCTGCCAGGTCTGTTCGTGCTGGGAGAGGCAAATTTTTCAGATCATGGTGCAAATCGGCTTGGTGCCAGTGCTCTCATGCAGGGGCTGTCAGATGGATACTTTGTCATTCCGTATACCATTGGTGACCACCTGGCAACCGGTGAGCTGCCCGAAATTCCGGAGGATCATCCTGCCTGCAGGAAAGCTTTGGCGTCGGCTAAAAATCGGATTGACCGGTTGATGTCTATCGGCGGGAAGCGTTCAGTCGACAGTTTCCATCGGGAACTTGGTCAAATCATGTGGGACAGGTGCGGAATGGCTCGCAACAAAGCCGGACTGCAAACCGCCATCAGCGAGATTCGTGATTTGCGCCGTGAGTTCTGGGACAACGTCAGAGTCCTCGGCCAAGGCAGTACACTTAATCAGTCCATTGAAAAGGCCGGTCGAGTTGCTGATTTTCTGGAGTTTGGTGAATTGCTGGCGACTGATGCTCTGGAACGGGAGGAATCCTGTGGAGGCCATTTCCGTGAGGAGTATCAGACCGACGAAGGTGAAGCCCGTCGAAATGATGACGAATTTATGCACGTTGCTGCATGGGAGTTTCATGGTGTTGGAGAAGACCCGACGATGCACAAAGAGGTACTGAACTTCGACCATGTTCCTCCGTCGACCAGGAGTTACAAATAA